A genomic region of Rhodococcus sp. B50 contains the following coding sequences:
- a CDS encoding TetR/AcrR family transcriptional regulator has translation MRKELLAELENIFLAEGFSNLTTDELCKRLSCSKSTLYNVAPTREKINQAVVRHFFAHSTTEIELKVAKESDIAGRILVYLSGVGTAMRRNSPAFYMDMVSHPPTAEIYRMNSQAATRRVQSMIEDGVREGVFRPANAALAGLTVGHLMDGVQSGQVLEASGLNAGDAFTELGELLVHGLAIRDE, from the coding sequence GTGCGCAAGGAGCTGCTCGCCGAGCTCGAGAACATTTTCCTGGCGGAGGGCTTCAGCAATCTGACGACCGACGAGTTGTGTAAGCGGTTGAGTTGCTCGAAGTCGACGTTGTACAACGTCGCGCCGACTCGCGAGAAGATCAATCAGGCGGTGGTGCGGCACTTCTTCGCACATTCGACGACGGAGATCGAGTTGAAGGTGGCCAAGGAGAGCGACATTGCCGGCCGGATCTTGGTGTACCTCTCCGGGGTCGGTACCGCAATGCGCCGCAATTCGCCGGCGTTCTACATGGACATGGTCAGCCATCCGCCGACCGCGGAGATCTACCGGATGAATTCTCAGGCAGCGACCCGCCGGGTGCAGTCGATGATCGAGGACGGTGTCCGCGAGGGAGTGTTCCGGCCCGCGAATGCGGCGCTGGCGGGATTGACGGTGGGGCATCTGATGGACGGCGTGCAGTCGGGCCAGGTTCTGGAAGCGTCCGGATTGAATGCCGGTGATGCCTTCACCGAGCTGGGCGAGTTGTTGGTCCACGGTTTGGCGATCCGCGACGAATGA
- a CDS encoding sensor histidine kinase, with amino-acid sequence MISVDPQRTHPRDWGIRTKAAVILAVPLLMLCGFGGVQVANDVQHASETAALAEQISALPAIMRYITSVGATVGADEFGFAVDEHDSILGDYTEPVKAFSQRRDLDPAIAEGFVRMLADGQELTRTAALSNIPLPTRVEQVQNFDLLAQHTIRSLIGQTENAIAVREAGRLLDLWQARHMAIGQAAVFTQSVADSDVAHTMLETAFASERAALTALSGTADDQQLLAEWRAAANRRHALLLGSTDPAARAPELSAAVLAGANAAEQLFDATVDRIVTELNAQSNATQSAAVRTAVIVVIAVVSAIAITAALAGLLVSSLRRLRDDTTRTAYHDLPAAVAAIRADTDPTAVTLAPIDIDTTEEIGQVARAVDGVNTQALVLAAEQATLRRQITTMLETLARRNRSLVDRQLALIEALEFHERDPRRLQNLFELDHLAARMRRTGESLLVLAGTRNRRSSRADTPLEDIMRASVSQVENYERVRIGGVPPLKLIGGAVDDLIHLLTELLDNALRASDPNTTVAFVVSPAVDHGWLLEIVDRGIGIPPVELERMNQRLSEGAETDAHATRHMGLYVVGRVALRHGLQIRLRSTVNVGPVRGITASVYLPATIFAGPGVEMEWSTVDRPQRLPDPLYADSHD; translated from the coding sequence ATGATTTCGGTCGACCCGCAGCGTACTCACCCCCGCGACTGGGGAATTCGTACCAAGGCTGCAGTAATTCTGGCGGTACCTCTACTGATGCTGTGCGGATTCGGAGGCGTACAGGTCGCGAATGATGTGCAACATGCATCCGAAACGGCGGCGCTTGCCGAACAGATTTCGGCTCTGCCCGCGATCATGAGGTACATCACCAGCGTCGGGGCAACGGTCGGCGCCGACGAGTTCGGGTTCGCAGTTGACGAGCACGACAGCATACTCGGGGACTACACGGAGCCGGTCAAGGCTTTTTCGCAACGCCGGGATCTCGACCCCGCAATCGCCGAGGGCTTTGTTCGAATGCTGGCAGATGGTCAAGAGTTGACTCGCACTGCCGCATTGTCGAATATTCCTCTACCGACGCGGGTTGAGCAGGTCCAGAACTTCGATCTGTTGGCCCAGCATACGATTCGGTCCCTCATCGGTCAGACCGAGAATGCGATTGCGGTCCGTGAGGCGGGTCGCCTGTTGGACCTGTGGCAAGCCCGTCATATGGCGATCGGCCAGGCTGCGGTCTTCACCCAGTCCGTCGCGGACTCGGACGTGGCCCATACGATGCTCGAGACCGCATTCGCCTCTGAACGGGCTGCGCTCACGGCGTTGAGCGGCACCGCCGACGATCAGCAGCTGCTCGCGGAATGGCGAGCGGCGGCCAACCGACGACATGCTTTGCTGCTGGGGTCGACGGACCCCGCGGCACGGGCGCCGGAACTGTCCGCGGCGGTGCTGGCCGGAGCGAACGCGGCCGAACAGTTGTTTGACGCCACCGTCGACCGCATCGTCACCGAACTCAACGCCCAAAGCAACGCGACGCAGAGTGCCGCCGTCCGCACTGCCGTTATCGTCGTGATTGCTGTCGTTTCCGCCATCGCGATCACAGCCGCGCTGGCAGGACTACTCGTCTCATCCTTGCGTCGGTTACGCGACGACACGACCCGGACGGCTTACCACGACCTACCTGCTGCTGTCGCTGCGATCCGCGCCGACACCGACCCCACCGCCGTTACTCTCGCCCCCATCGATATCGACACCACTGAGGAAATCGGTCAAGTCGCTCGTGCCGTCGACGGTGTCAACACGCAAGCGCTCGTTCTCGCAGCAGAACAGGCCACGTTGCGCCGTCAGATTACGACCATGCTCGAAACCCTCGCTCGTCGAAATCGATCCCTCGTCGACCGGCAGCTCGCCCTGATCGAAGCTCTCGAATTCCACGAGCGCGATCCGCGACGGCTGCAGAATCTGTTCGAATTGGATCACCTGGCCGCGCGCATGCGTAGGACCGGCGAATCCCTGCTGGTGCTGGCCGGCACACGTAATCGACGGTCATCGCGGGCCGACACTCCTCTCGAGGACATCATGCGAGCCTCGGTGTCCCAGGTGGAGAACTACGAGCGAGTGCGGATCGGTGGGGTGCCACCGTTGAAACTGATCGGCGGTGCAGTCGATGACCTGATCCATCTGCTCACCGAACTTCTCGACAACGCCTTGCGTGCCTCGGACCCCAACACCACAGTCGCGTTCGTGGTATCCCCGGCAGTCGATCATGGATGGCTGCTCGAGATCGTCGACCGAGGAATCGGGATTCCTCCGGTGGAACTCGAACGCATGAACCAGCGACTGAGTGAAGGCGCCGAGACCGATGCGCATGCCACCCGACACATGGGATTGTATGTGGTGGGACGGGTAGCCCTGCGTCACGGCTTGCAGATACGTCTGCGTTCGACCGTCAATGTCGGTCCGGTCCGTGGCATCACCGCGAGTGTGTACTTGCCTGCGACGATATTCGCAGGTCCGGGTGTCGAAATGGAATGGAGCACGGTCGACCGTCCGCAACGACTCCCCGACCCACTCTATGCCGATTCGCATGACTAA
- a CDS encoding SDR family oxidoreductase, which yields MEPQDIADAVLILASDDSPTITGSHRTVDHGATKI from the coding sequence TTGGAACCCCAAGATATCGCCGACGCGGTCCTCATTCTCGCCAGTGACGACTCCCCGACGATCACCGGATCACACCGCACCGTCGATCACGGAGCAACCAAGATCTGA
- a CDS encoding F420-dependent oxidoreductase: MRTYLERMNSVPAEIEEGARPARLLAALGPKMIELSRELANSAHPYLATPEQTAATRTILGPAKWVVSEQAVAIGGTAEDQLRRAHAHVGAYLLLENYRKSWMRQGFDESDLVPGGSDRLVRALVGMGNAEQAATSITAHRDAGADHVVVQIISDGPASDPRPALRELATALHF; this comes from the coding sequence ATGCGCACCTATCTCGAGCGGATGAACTCGGTGCCCGCCGAAATCGAAGAAGGCGCGCGGCCCGCCCGTCTGTTGGCTGCATTGGGACCGAAGATGATTGAGCTCTCCAGGGAACTCGCCAACAGTGCGCACCCCTACCTGGCGACACCCGAGCAGACAGCGGCGACCCGGACGATCCTCGGTCCGGCGAAGTGGGTGGTGTCCGAACAAGCAGTGGCAATCGGAGGAACAGCGGAAGATCAACTCCGCCGAGCACACGCTCACGTCGGCGCCTACCTACTACTCGAGAATTATCGGAAATCATGGATGCGCCAGGGCTTCGACGAGTCCGACCTGGTGCCCGGCGGATCCGACCGGTTGGTCCGCGCACTGGTCGGCATGGGAAATGCCGAGCAGGCTGCCACTTCGATCACCGCACACCGCGATGCCGGTGCCGATCACGTCGTCGTACAGATCATCAGCGACGGACCGGCCTCGGATCCACGGCCGGCATTGCGAGAACTCGCCACCGCACTGCACTTCTGA
- a CDS encoding IS1380 family transposase has protein sequence MSKSTSPYPHLSASGTGTGVVSHAGAVLLLRTAEKTGLTTALTTELAQFRKPLARHDPGKILLDLALSLAIGGDCLADINQLRAHPELFGQVASDPTVSRLITTLAGDADTALAAIGRARATARAHAWTAAGSVAPDHAIDEHTPLVIDIDATLVTAHSDKESAAPNFKRGFGFHPLCAFVDHGEHGTGEPVAMLLRPGNAGSNTAADHVTVVQGALAQLPFDPGYRVGKKVLVRIDGAGGTHSLIEYLTKRRLSYSVGFGLTDAYAAAIDLVPEQAWTPAYDSDGQVRDGAWVTEITGLLDLSTWPTGMRVIVRKERPHPGAQLRFTDRDGLRLTAFVTNTRRGQLPDLELRHRRRARCEDRIRTAKATGLQNLPLHGFDQNRIWLALVQLACELTAWMQMLAFTEVPARRWEPKRLRLRVLSIAGKIARHARQVRLRLAATAPGVDVLVAGLNRLTALPAPV, from the coding sequence GTGAGCAAGTCTACGTCCCCCTACCCACACCTGTCCGCATCGGGTACCGGAACCGGCGTCGTGTCCCATGCCGGCGCTGTCCTGCTGCTGCGCACCGCCGAGAAAACCGGCCTCACCACAGCATTGACGACCGAACTCGCTCAGTTCCGGAAACCGTTGGCACGCCACGATCCTGGCAAGATCCTCCTCGACCTCGCGCTCTCCCTGGCGATCGGCGGGGACTGCCTCGCCGACATCAACCAACTACGCGCCCACCCCGAACTGTTCGGCCAGGTGGCCTCCGACCCGACTGTCTCCCGCCTGATCACCACCCTCGCCGGTGATGCCGACACCGCTCTCGCCGCGATCGGACGGGCCCGCGCTACCGCCCGCGCCCACGCCTGGACCGCCGCCGGGTCGGTGGCACCCGATCACGCCATCGACGAGCACACACCGCTGGTCATCGACATCGATGCCACCCTCGTCACCGCGCACTCGGACAAGGAATCTGCTGCCCCGAACTTCAAACGCGGCTTCGGGTTTCATCCGCTGTGTGCGTTCGTCGACCACGGTGAGCACGGCACCGGTGAACCCGTCGCGATGCTGCTGCGCCCGGGCAATGCCGGTTCGAACACCGCCGCCGATCACGTCACTGTCGTGCAGGGCGCCCTGGCGCAGTTGCCGTTCGACCCGGGATATCGGGTCGGGAAGAAGGTGCTGGTCCGGATCGATGGTGCCGGTGGCACCCACTCCTTGATCGAGTATCTGACCAAGCGCAGGCTCTCGTATTCGGTGGGATTCGGGTTGACCGACGCCTATGCCGCCGCGATCGATCTGGTTCCCGAGCAGGCATGGACTCCGGCTTACGACTCGGACGGGCAGGTCCGGGACGGGGCCTGGGTCACCGAGATCACCGGGCTGCTCGACCTGTCGACGTGGCCGACCGGCATGCGCGTGATCGTCAGGAAGGAGAGACCGCATCCGGGTGCGCAGTTGCGGTTCACCGACCGTGACGGCCTGCGGTTGACGGCGTTCGTGACCAACACCCGCCGCGGGCAACTCCCCGATCTGGAGTTGCGGCACCGCCGTCGGGCTCGGTGCGAGGACCGGATCCGGACAGCGAAAGCAACCGGGCTGCAGAATCTTCCGCTGCACGGGTTCGATCAGAACCGGATCTGGCTCGCGCTCGTGCAACTGGCATGCGAGTTGACCGCGTGGATGCAGATGCTGGCATTCACCGAGGTCCCGGCGCGGCGGTGGGAGCCGAAACGGCTGCGGCTGCGGGTGCTGTCGATCGCCGGGAAGATCGCCCGCCATGCCCGTCAGGTTCGGCTGCGGCTGGCCGCGACGGCTCCCGGTGTCGATGTTCTCGTGGCCGGCCTGAACCGGCTCACCGCGCTACCTGCACCTGTGTGA
- a CDS encoding transposase has translation MGTRKYPPELRERAVRLYRESDPKPVLRRLAEQLNVHPEALRTWIRQAEADHGERDDRPTTAMLEENRRLAKENAELRRVNEVLRAASAYFASEIDPTRRRS, from the coding sequence GTGGGAACGAGGAAGTATCCACCGGAGTTGCGTGAGCGTGCGGTCCGGTTGTATCGGGAGTCCGATCCGAAGCCGGTGCTCCGGCGGCTGGCCGAGCAGCTGAACGTGCATCCCGAGGCGCTGCGGACCTGGATCCGGCAGGCCGAGGCCGATCACGGCGAGCGCGACGACCGGCCGACGACGGCGATGCTCGAGGAGAACCGGCGCTTGGCGAAGGAGAACGCGGAGCTGCGTCGGGTCAATGAGGTGCTGCGGGCGGCGAGTGCGTATTTTGCGTCGGAGATCGACCCGACCCGGAGAAGGTCATGA
- a CDS encoding IS3 family transposase, whose protein sequence is MNFIDDHDFSVGLVLRVLDIASSTYYDWRARVTLPSRRRREDAALLELIDEIRASHEFAATYGSPRVWLELRRRGVRVGRKRVERIMRENDRRGAYLRKGWKGGSTKQNPRHTAAPDLLERDFTATAPNRKWVADLTRIPTGEGVLWLASVRDAFSNKVVGWRSGPRADTDLVLSALDYALYSRDIRAGELTFHSDKGCQYTAVRFTQRLVDAGIAPSTGSVGDSFDNALAENLWSTLKIELMYWPAITFATRSEAEFALFRYIDGWYNPRRIQAGLGGLSPDEYEHAYHDRPGGQEADIIQPELIGAM, encoded by the coding sequence ATGAATTTCATTGACGACCATGACTTCTCGGTCGGTCTCGTACTACGGGTCCTGGATATCGCGTCGTCGACCTACTACGACTGGCGGGCACGGGTGACCCTGCCGTCGCGGCGGCGACGGGAGGACGCCGCACTGCTGGAGTTGATCGATGAGATCCGCGCCTCGCACGAGTTCGCCGCCACCTACGGCTCCCCGCGGGTCTGGCTCGAACTGCGCCGCCGCGGGGTGCGGGTCGGCCGTAAACGCGTCGAACGGATCATGCGGGAGAACGATCGCCGCGGCGCCTACCTGCGGAAAGGCTGGAAGGGTGGCTCGACGAAGCAGAATCCGCGGCACACCGCCGCCCCGGACCTGCTGGAGCGCGATTTCACGGCAACGGCACCGAACCGCAAGTGGGTGGCGGATCTGACGCGGATACCGACCGGTGAGGGAGTGCTGTGGCTGGCCAGTGTGCGTGACGCCTTCTCCAACAAGGTCGTCGGCTGGCGATCCGGGCCGAGAGCGGACACCGATCTGGTGCTCTCCGCGCTCGACTATGCCCTGTATTCCCGCGACATCCGGGCCGGGGAGCTGACTTTCCACAGCGACAAGGGCTGTCAGTATACGGCGGTTCGGTTCACGCAGCGGCTCGTCGATGCCGGCATCGCCCCGTCCACCGGCAGCGTCGGGGACAGCTTCGACAACGCGCTCGCCGAAAATCTGTGGTCGACCTTGAAAATTGAATTGATGTACTGGCCTGCAATCACTTTCGCCACTCGATCGGAGGCGGAGTTCGCGTTGTTCCGCTATATCGACGGGTGGTACAACCCACGCAGGATTCAGGCCGGCTTGGGCGGTCTCTCACCGGACGAATACGAACACGCTTACCACGACCGACCAGGTGGACAGGAGGCAGATATTATCCAACCTGAGCTCATCGGAGCCATGTAG
- a CDS encoding IS630 family transposase yields MARKPSVFVRSLTMEEGRRLQKISRTAKDPIKLRRAIVVLMSAQGQSVKDITSLMQVSDDYVRDVIHAFNEQGFEALHPKWNGGRPKAIDEQTREKICLIARTSPADWKITAFSTWSLAKLAEHLIAQKIVPAISRETLRRILRDGKVTWQATTTWKASTDPDFLSKMHTILALYDTPPADARVVCVDEFGPLNLQPRKGKSWRPQTHPLRLRATYHRYDGVMHMLAALDLSSGRMYYRIRPRKRVGEFLDFLKVLRARWPGEKLYVVLDNFSPHRHLSVGRWAADNDVELVFLPTYGSWLNWIESEFAALRYFALNGTDHRSHAEQNAAIAAYVRWRNARAEPKTQFAPDSPIRSWTEYPHYTAKVA; encoded by the coding sequence GTGGCACGCAAACCGAGCGTGTTCGTCCGATCGTTGACCATGGAGGAAGGGCGACGGCTGCAGAAGATCAGTCGCACCGCCAAAGACCCGATCAAACTCCGTCGCGCCATCGTGGTGCTGATGTCCGCGCAAGGCCAGAGTGTCAAGGACATCACCTCGTTGATGCAGGTCAGCGACGACTACGTCCGCGATGTCATCCACGCATTCAACGAGCAGGGATTCGAGGCGTTGCACCCAAAATGGAACGGGGGACGACCGAAGGCGATCGATGAGCAGACCCGCGAGAAGATCTGCTTGATCGCCCGGACGTCCCCCGCCGATTGGAAAATCACCGCGTTCTCCACCTGGAGTCTGGCCAAGCTCGCCGAGCATCTGATCGCGCAGAAGATCGTGCCGGCGATCAGCCGCGAGACACTGCGTCGCATCCTGCGTGACGGGAAGGTCACCTGGCAGGCCACCACCACGTGGAAGGCATCGACCGATCCGGATTTCCTGTCGAAGATGCACACGATCCTCGCCCTGTACGACACCCCGCCGGCCGACGCTCGGGTGGTCTGCGTCGACGAGTTCGGTCCGTTGAACCTGCAGCCGCGGAAAGGGAAATCGTGGCGACCGCAGACGCATCCGTTGCGGTTGCGGGCGACGTATCACCGTTACGACGGGGTGATGCACATGCTCGCCGCACTCGATTTGTCCAGCGGCCGAATGTATTACCGGATTCGTCCGCGCAAGCGTGTCGGTGAGTTCCTCGACTTTCTGAAGGTGTTGCGGGCCCGGTGGCCTGGGGAGAAGTTGTATGTGGTGCTCGACAACTTCTCCCCGCACCGGCACCTGAGTGTGGGTCGGTGGGCCGCCGACAACGATGTTGAGTTGGTGTTCTTGCCGACCTACGGGTCGTGGTTGAACTGGATCGAATCCGAGTTCGCGGCGTTGCGGTATTTCGCGCTCAATGGCACCGATCATCGCAGTCATGCCGAGCAGAACGCTGCGATCGCCGCATACGTGCGGTGGCGCAATGCTCGTGCCGAGCCGAAGACCCAGTTCGCCCCGGACTCACCGATCCGGTCGTGGACCGAGTACCCGCATTACACGGCCAAGGTTGCTTGA
- a CDS encoding AMP-binding protein, translated as MPIVNPENGPVTESPDHVVERIVAEYRADTASAPWLVCDRHPVEKVAFRFVDADLGVTEITYGELAIRSRRAARFLAERGVGQGDRVASLMGKGPDLPALILGIWRLGAVYVPLFTAFAADAIADRIADAGVMLVVTDVQQHPKVRQVPVQVVLDRDPAAGAGFGDALESGPEWTAPTPVSGGEIPIVQMATSGTTGKPKVVVHPLAYAAGWQAYIELGLAAGHSYWCAADPGWAYGLYTAIIGPLAAGVPSIIATGTFKPEQTWRILAELAVTDFAAAPTALRALRASDPGVDLPALQRISSAGEPLTPEVGQWTRERFGLDVHDHFGQTELGMPAGFAHHPDLERSIVPRAMGTAFPGWAVLVLRADSDEPAPTGQVGRLAIDVAASPLFTFTGYGATRDLRGTRFTASGSYYLTGDLASVDEDGVIHFSSRDDDVILMAGYRIGPFDIESVLVAHPSVAECAVVATPDEVRGEVIHAYIVPATTPEDPDALADDLRTWVRTRYGAHAFPRLVTFVDALPKTPSGKIQRVALRSPAGNERIR; from the coding sequence ATGCCCATCGTGAACCCCGAGAACGGGCCTGTGACTGAATCCCCCGATCACGTGGTCGAGCGCATCGTCGCCGAGTACCGGGCGGACACCGCCTCGGCGCCGTGGCTCGTATGTGACCGTCACCCGGTGGAGAAGGTGGCGTTCCGTTTCGTGGACGCCGACCTCGGTGTCACCGAGATTACATACGGGGAGTTGGCCATTCGCTCGCGCCGCGCCGCCCGTTTCCTCGCCGAACGGGGCGTCGGGCAGGGGGATCGGGTCGCGAGCCTGATGGGCAAGGGGCCCGACCTGCCCGCGCTGATCCTGGGGATCTGGCGCCTGGGCGCCGTCTACGTGCCCCTGTTCACCGCGTTTGCTGCCGATGCCATCGCCGATCGCATCGCTGACGCCGGGGTAATGTTGGTGGTCACCGACGTGCAGCAGCATCCGAAGGTGCGGCAGGTGCCGGTGCAGGTGGTCCTCGATCGCGACCCCGCCGCGGGGGCCGGCTTCGGCGACGCACTTGAATCGGGGCCCGAGTGGACCGCGCCGACTCCCGTGAGCGGCGGCGAAATCCCGATCGTGCAGATGGCGACCTCGGGCACCACCGGCAAGCCCAAGGTCGTGGTGCACCCGCTGGCCTACGCCGCCGGCTGGCAGGCCTACATCGAACTCGGGCTCGCCGCCGGGCACAGCTACTGGTGCGCAGCCGACCCCGGCTGGGCCTACGGCCTCTACACCGCGATCATCGGGCCCCTAGCCGCCGGGGTGCCTAGCATCATCGCCACCGGCACCTTCAAGCCCGAACAGACGTGGCGGATCCTGGCCGAGCTCGCCGTGACCGACTTCGCCGCCGCTCCGACCGCCCTGCGAGCACTGCGGGCCAGCGATCCGGGTGTCGACCTGCCGGCATTGCAGCGCATCTCCAGCGCCGGCGAGCCCCTGACCCCCGAGGTCGGACAGTGGACACGCGAGCGCTTCGGCCTGGACGTGCACGACCACTTCGGTCAGACCGAACTCGGCATGCCCGCCGGGTTCGCCCACCACCCGGACCTCGAACGCAGCATCGTCCCGCGCGCGATGGGCACCGCCTTTCCCGGCTGGGCCGTGCTGGTCCTGCGAGCCGACTCGGACGAGCCGGCACCGACCGGGCAGGTCGGCCGGCTGGCGATCGATGTGGCTGCGAGCCCACTGTTCACCTTCACCGGATACGGCGCCACGCGGGATCTGCGCGGGACGCGATTTACCGCGTCCGGTAGCTACTACCTGACCGGCGACCTCGCCTCCGTCGACGAGGACGGGGTGATCCACTTCTCCTCACGCGATGACGACGTCATCCTCATGGCCGGATACCGCATCGGCCCCTTCGACATCGAGAGCGTGCTGGTGGCCCATCCGTCGGTCGCCGAGTGCGCCGTGGTCGCGACCCCCGACGAGGTCCGCGGCGAGGTCATCCACGCCTACATCGTCCCGGCCACCACCCCCGAGGACCCCGACGCGCTCGCCGACGACCTGCGCACCTGGGTGCGCACCCGCTACGGCGCGCACGCCTTCCCCCGCCTGGTCACCTTCGTCGACGCGCTCCCCAAGACCCCCAGCGGGAAGATCCAGCGCGTCGCGCTGCGCTCCCCGGCCGGCAACGAGAGAATCCGATGA
- a CDS encoding CocE/NonD family hydrolase: MQEIRIELDVPVPMRDGTVQYADVYRPAAEGKYPVLLTRQPYGKSVTTFLDPKKLVPAGYVVINQDVRGRFGSEGEWIPWKHEREDGYDTVEWAASLPYSTGKVGMFGTSYFGSTQWSAAIAQAPSLRTIVPEITWSDPEDGLMFRGGAIELGLNVYWAFGQGLGQIMSSALDPREKMARFGAAVSAVESMASDTYWQLPSGALPALEALGQPDIGVTRALADPATMDEARVSNRFDNISIPTLNFGGWYDVFLQGTLDNHVGMRSRGQTSRLIVGPWGHRTITNPAEGMIGEVNFGFGSMGVNGRQIVDLHREWYDHWLKDLPATEAHKSGVLLFVMGANEWRAEEEWPLARAQDTALHLSSGGALDWDAPSDETAESGFTYDPADPVMTRGGNLVMAPEFQPGPFNQRDVEARDDVLVFSTEPLVEDLEITGRVRATLYASTDGPSTDWVVRLCEVDSKGISRNIVDGITRVHTQPGRIDEVEVDLWSTSILIKAGHRLRVHVTSSSFPRWDRNLNTGEPVTEATQMRVANNRIYHDASRPSRIILPVVKD; this comes from the coding sequence ATGCAGGAAATCCGAATCGAGCTCGACGTTCCCGTACCGATGCGGGACGGCACGGTGCAGTACGCAGACGTCTACCGCCCCGCCGCGGAGGGGAAGTACCCCGTCCTGCTCACGCGGCAGCCCTACGGCAAGTCCGTGACCACGTTCCTCGACCCCAAGAAGCTGGTCCCCGCCGGCTATGTGGTGATCAACCAGGACGTCCGCGGCCGATTCGGCTCCGAGGGTGAGTGGATCCCGTGGAAACACGAGCGGGAGGACGGCTACGACACCGTGGAGTGGGCTGCCTCCCTCCCCTACAGCACCGGCAAGGTCGGCATGTTCGGAACGAGCTACTTCGGGAGCACCCAGTGGAGCGCGGCCATCGCGCAGGCCCCGAGTCTTCGGACCATCGTTCCCGAGATCACATGGAGCGATCCGGAAGACGGCCTGATGTTCCGAGGCGGCGCTATCGAGCTCGGCCTGAACGTCTACTGGGCGTTCGGGCAAGGACTCGGTCAGATCATGTCCTCGGCGCTCGACCCGCGCGAGAAGATGGCCCGCTTCGGCGCCGCGGTGTCCGCAGTGGAGTCGATGGCCAGCGACACCTATTGGCAGCTTCCCTCGGGGGCTCTACCCGCTCTCGAGGCCCTGGGCCAGCCCGATATCGGAGTCACCCGCGCACTGGCCGACCCAGCCACCATGGACGAAGCGCGCGTGTCCAACCGGTTCGATAACATATCGATTCCCACTCTCAACTTCGGTGGCTGGTACGACGTGTTCCTGCAAGGCACCTTGGACAACCACGTAGGTATGCGCTCGCGCGGTCAGACGTCCCGGCTGATTGTGGGCCCCTGGGGTCACCGCACGATAACCAACCCCGCCGAAGGCATGATCGGTGAGGTCAACTTCGGCTTCGGTTCGATGGGTGTCAACGGCAGGCAGATAGTCGACCTCCATCGAGAGTGGTACGACCACTGGTTGAAGGACCTGCCGGCGACCGAGGCTCACAAGTCAGGAGTCCTGCTGTTCGTGATGGGTGCCAACGAGTGGCGGGCGGAGGAGGAATGGCCACTCGCACGGGCGCAGGACACTGCTCTGCACCTGAGCTCCGGCGGGGCTCTGGACTGGGATGCCCCCTCCGACGAGACAGCGGAATCCGGGTTCACCTACGACCCGGCCGATCCCGTGATGACGCGCGGCGGCAATCTCGTGATGGCGCCCGAGTTCCAACCCGGGCCCTTTAATCAGCGGGACGTCGAAGCCCGCGATGACGTGCTCGTGTTCAGCACCGAACCACTCGTCGAGGACCTGGAAATCACCGGACGCGTCCGCGCGACCCTCTACGCCTCCACCGACGGCCCGTCCACCGACTGGGTGGTGCGGCTGTGCGAGGTGGATTCGAAGGGGATCTCACGCAACATCGTCGACGGCATCACCCGTGTGCACACCCAGCCCGGGCGCATCGACGAGGTCGAGGTGGACCTGTGGTCGACCTCGATCCTCATCAAGGCCGGTCATCGTCTCCGCGTGCACGTCACCTCCAGCAGCTTTCCCCGCTGGGACCGCAACCTCAACACCGGCGAACCCGTGACCGAAGCAACACAGATGCGGGTGGCCAACAACCGGATCTACCACGACGCCAGCCGTCCGTCCCGGATCATCCTCCCGGTCGTCAAGGACTGA